A genomic window from Flavobacterium phycosphaerae includes:
- a CDS encoding shikimate dehydrogenase family protein gives MSRRQYGLIGKNISYSFSKKYFTEKFALGNLVDCTYENFDLQSIEEFPAVIANNPDLKGLNVTIPYKEVIIPYLSKLSKNAAQIGAVNVIRFTKKGKLKGYNSDYYGFMKSLAPLIKPHHKKALILGTGGAAKAVAFALDKLGILYTFVSREVKESGIDYDRINATTFDNYHIIINCTPLGTSPNTKEFPPIPYNFFTEKHIAFDLIYNPEETQFLKKAKKKGAITKNGYEMLVLQAEKAWKIWNK, from the coding sequence ATGTCGAGAAGACAATATGGTCTAATCGGAAAAAATATTTCCTATTCTTTTTCGAAAAAGTATTTCACTGAAAAATTTGCTTTAGGCAATCTGGTTGATTGTACTTATGAAAATTTTGATTTGCAATCCATCGAAGAATTCCCCGCTGTCATTGCCAATAATCCCGATTTAAAAGGGCTGAACGTCACTATTCCTTATAAAGAAGTTATCATTCCTTATTTGTCGAAACTATCTAAGAATGCAGCTCAAATTGGTGCCGTCAATGTCATTCGGTTTACTAAAAAAGGAAAACTCAAAGGCTACAACTCCGATTATTACGGTTTTATGAAATCCTTAGCCCCTTTAATCAAACCGCATCACAAAAAAGCTTTAATTTTAGGAACCGGTGGTGCCGCTAAAGCCGTCGCATTTGCTCTGGATAAACTTGGGATTCTCTATACTTTTGTTTCGCGCGAAGTCAAAGAAAGCGGGATTGATTATGATCGTATCAATGCTACAACTTTCGATAATTATCACATTATTATCAACTGTACGCCTTTGGGCACCAGTCCAAATACTAAAGAGTTCCCTCCTATTCCGTATAACTTTTTCACCGAAAAACACATTGCCTTTGATTTAATATACAACCCCGAGGAAACACAATTTTTGAAAAAAGCCAAAAAGAAAGGCGCCATTACCAAAAACGGTTATGAAATGTTAGTCCTTCAAGCCGAGAAAGCTTGGAAAATTTGGAATAAATAA
- the rlmH gene encoding 23S rRNA (pseudouridine(1915)-N(3))-methyltransferase RlmH, with product MNIKLLAIGKTDNKALQTLIDDYTKRLSFYIKFDLEVIPDIKNVKNLSEAQQKEKEGELILAKLTPTDQLILLDENGSTYSSVGFSDYLQKKMNSGAKTLVFVIGGPYGFSEEVYKKALGKISLSLMTFSHQMVRLFFIEQLYRGFTILRNEPYHHQ from the coding sequence ATGAACATCAAACTACTTGCTATTGGTAAAACAGACAACAAAGCATTACAAACTTTGATTGACGATTACACGAAAAGATTGTCTTTTTACATCAAATTTGATTTGGAAGTTATTCCGGATATCAAAAACGTAAAAAATCTTTCAGAAGCGCAACAAAAGGAAAAAGAAGGCGAACTGATTTTGGCCAAACTCACACCAACCGATCAATTAATTTTACTGGATGAAAACGGAAGCACCTACTCCAGCGTTGGCTTTTCGGATTATTTGCAAAAGAAAATGAATTCGGGAGCAAAAACTTTAGTCTTTGTTATTGGCGGTCCGTATGGCTTTAGTGAAGAAGTTTACAAAAAAGCACTAGGCAAAATTTCGCTGTCGCTGATGACCTTTTCCCATCAAATGGTGCGTTTGTTTTTTATAGAACAGTTGTATCGCGGGTTCACTATTTTAAGAAACGAACCTTATCATCATCAGTAA